The following DNA comes from Triticum aestivum cultivar Chinese Spring chromosome 3D, IWGSC CS RefSeq v2.1, whole genome shotgun sequence.
CATTGACTATGTACCAGACACAAGCATTGTGCTCCATTACATGTCAGATGAGCTCAAGGAGTGTCTGCTTCAGCACAGCGAGAAGATTGCTGTGGCATTTGGTTTGATTACTAGTACATCACCCAACAAAACCAACAaggatctttaagaattagttttttttATGGGAATTGTTTCTGTACAGTTATAGCTGTGTATAGTTATATGAACAATTCAATTTCACCAGCTGCTTGTTTCTTATCTTTTTTGTGCAATACTTGCAACTTCCAGAAGTCCGTAGTTGGTTAGAAGAACAAATACGTCCATTAATTCCCAGCAGGGGGAATGAACTTGGTTATTTTCCACCCAGGAAGTAACAAAATGATCCATTTAGGAACAATGTTTACATGGAAAATGCTGCACCTCATGGATAATAAGACTCGTTTAAGACAAAAATCATCCTACATCAAGAAGCATCAACCATTTGAACCCATGGTCACATTTGACAATATAACACAAATGCCCTCTGTTAAAACAGATGAACTGACTGAATACATACTTCAGGATCACAAAGGCATATAAATCATACAAGCAAATTCTTCATGTTACAACTCAGACAGTTGGCAGTATACAGTGAGAGAAGCACTATTTAATCAAATGACGGGCTGTCTTTAGCTAATTCAAAATTGCGATGTCCCCCAAGAAAATAGATGCACTATTTAATCAAATGATGAGACTGAAGTGCGCGAGAAAAGTAAACCAGAACTTGTCTCATTCCATCCTTCGCAGCTCTGGTGGAAGCTGCACATCATGTAACACTGAATTCGATTGGGTAAGATCTTGGATCTCCAGCATTTTCTCCCTGCTGTATTTTATCCTTTGATCTGTTCAAATCAAAAGGCAAATTTGTTATCATATATTATGCACATAGCTCACTCGGATTATATTCCTTCTAACTGAAAGAGAATAAAGCAGATTGAAGTTACATCACCCTTACCTACAAAGAAGATACCAGAATGCCTGCTAGAATCAGCCGAGCTATTAAAAAAATTTGTTTTTCCCCGTGGAAGATGCCTAGACTTGCGAACTTGTGAAGTACCAATGTGGCTTGGTTGAAGTTCCTGAATTAGTTCATGTCTCACCTCTATCACCGGGTGATGGCTACGAAATGATGAGATGGCATACTCTGTTAAGACCCAGCAGCCACTCAAATCCAACACATGTAGTTGGGCAGGGGGCACAAATTGCAGAAGCCCAGAGTTTGATAATACACTCCCACAAAATCCAAGATGTATCAAATTTGAGGCAGAAGACAGGGCCTGCAATGCGGGATCAGACAAGAAATCACTTTTCAGGTACAAATATTTTAGTGCTCTAAAGGATGCCATGGGAGGTATAACTTCATCTGACAGTGGTGCATCCTCCAGACTTAGACTTTCAAGATAAATGAGATGCTCAAGTAGAGGCAGAGACAGTATTTTCTCGGAGTTTGCTTCAACACGAGTGAAACCTGTCATATGATAGGATTCAGTTTCTCCAAGAGAAAGCATGTTTATTTAAtcaagaaaaagaaataaatgcAAAGCAAAAAAGCAACCTTTGATACTTGTATGACTTAGATCTATCACTTTCAATGAAGGCATCATGCTGATATATACTAGAGCAGAATCATCAACTTTTGTATAAGCTAAAGACAGTGAAGCCAGGTTTGGAACGGTTCCTGCCAAAATACATGGTGCCTGAGAGGTTATTCCAGTATTCTTGAGGCTTAGATATCTCAGCTTCGTTCCAATATTTGCAACATACTCGATTGCACCATCAGTTACTCTGCTCAAGCTAAGGTCCAAATGCTCTAGACTTTTCATCTTTTGCAGGCCATATAAGTTGCTTAAAGAACAACCAGACATGTCCAAGAATGAAAATGAGCTTGCTACGATGCTAGAGAACACCTCATCAATGTCACCAAATGAGGCTGCAGAGGCCGTAAACTTTTGCAGAGGAATATGAACTTCAGAATCACCACCGCGAATGGAATAAATTGTACAGTTGCTCATATTAAGATATTTCATGTTTGGAAGAGGTGGCAAACGAGTCACATGTGTCCAAGAAACATTTAAGAACCTCAATCTTGTAAACGCCTTAAGGACAGAAGCTCCCTCATCAGTAATTTCACTACCCCATATATCAAGGTGCTCAAGTTGTGTCAATACCTGGAACAGTAACAACTATAAATTAATACTCCATTACGCGCCACTCAAAAAGAAATGAGCAAGCAGTGGCATACTGATATGTATATGCTATCAGAAAATATAAACATTACTAGATGAGACAAGGTTAGCAGAAGAGAATCTCTCTGCACCAGTTAATGGGGAAAAAAATGGTCGCAAATCATGAGTATGTACCTGTAATGACCTTAATGCTTTGTCGGTCATATGAATTCCTCCCAAATCTAGCAAATTTAATCTTTTTAGTGCTGAGATGAGCATCACCCCATTGTCAGTCAATCCAGTCTCAGATAAGTGTAGCTTCTCCAGACTATCAATGGAAACTATATGTTTGATGCCGGCATCAGTTATCCTAGAGCATCTCGACAAGTCCAATTCTTTTAGCATACTCATGCCTGAATCATCAGAGCAATTTTATTAGAACTAGTAAGGCAATTAATTTCTTCAATCAAACCAAGTCATGTTTCGAAACTATGTACTGGAAATCATGGTCTCATCATTATAGAAATAAGCTTGAGAGTTGTACCGGACAGTGCCCAGATCGCGGAGTGGTCGACCTTCTTGCAGTCCGCCAGCTTGAGGATGCCCAGGTACCGGAAGGAGCCGAGGTAAGCCAGCCACTCCGCATCTACGGCGATGTTGCCGCTGAAGTCGATCTCCTGCACCGAGTGCTGGAAAACCCTGCGCACACAAGCACGATTCATCCGCACGCGGCAGGAAGCAACAGATCCAGAAACGGAGCAGCGCAAAACCGTCTCATGGtagagaaaacaaagaaaaagatcGGGCATGTCTGGGTGGAGAAGGCGGGGCGCTTACTCGAGGAGGGAGGGGAAAAGGAGGCGGCGAGCAGCGAGGCGGCTGAGGAGCGCGTCGGCCAGCTGCCCGGGCAGGCGCTCGAGGGACCGGCGTTGGCGGCGCCAGGCCTCCACGGAGGCTCGGCACCGCGCCGCTGCGTCGATGCAGCGGTCGACGAGCCGCGGCTCGCCCGCTcctccggcggaggcggctgccATGGGTTGGACGGCACGGCAAGTCCGGCGTTTCGGTGCGAGCCGCCGCTTGACGGGAGGGGGCGAAATGAGG
Coding sequences within:
- the LOC123079833 gene encoding internalin I isoform X2, yielding MAAASAGGAGEPRLVDRCIDAAARCRASVEAWRRQRRSLERLPGQLADALLSRLAARRLLFPSLLEVFQHSVQEIDFSGNIAVDAEWLAYLGSFRYLGILKLADCKKVDHSAIWALSGMSMLKELDLSRCSRITDAGIKHIVSIDSLEKLHLSETGLTDNGVMLISALKRLNLLDLGGIHMTDKALRSLQVLTQLEHLDIWGSEITDEGASVLKAFTRLRFLNVSWTHVTRLPPLPNMKYLNMSNCTIYSIRGGDSEVHIPLQKFTASAASFGDIDEVFSSIVASSFSFLDMSGCSLSNLYGLQKMKSLEHLDLSLSRVTDGAIEYVANIGTKLRYLSLKNTGITSQAPCILAGTVPNLASLSLAYTKVDDSALVYISMMPSLKVIDLSHTSIKGFTRVEANSEKILSLPLLEHLIYLESLSLEDAPLSDEALSSASNLIHLGFCGSVLSNSGLLQFVPPAQLHVLDLSGCWVLTEYAISSFRSHHPVIEVRHELIQELQPSHIGTSQVRKSRHLPRGKTNFFNSSADSSRHSGIFFVDQRIKYSREKMLEIQDLTQSNSVLHDVQLPPELRRME
- the LOC123079833 gene encoding internalin I isoform X1 codes for the protein MAAASAGGAGEPRLVDRCIDAAARCRASVEAWRRQRRSLERLPGQLADALLSRLAARRLLFPSLLEVFQHSVQEIDFSGNIAVDAEWLAYLGSFRYLGILKLADCKKVDHSAIWALSGMSMLKELDLSRCSRITDAGIKHIVSIDSLEKLHLSETGLTDNGVMLISALKRLNLLDLGGIHMTDKALRSLQVLTQLEHLDIWGSEITDEGASVLKAFTRLRFLNVSWTHVTRLPPLPNMKYLNMSNCTIYSIRGGDSEVHIPLQKFTASAASFGDIDEVFSSIVASSFSFLDMSGCSLSNLYGLQKMKSLEHLDLSLSRVTDGAIEYVANIGTKLRYLSLKNTGITSQAPCILAGTVPNLASLSLAYTKVDDSALVYISMMPSLKVIDLSHTSIKGFTRVEANSEKILSLPLLEHLIYLESLSLEDAPLSDEVIPPMASFRALKYLYLKSDFLSDPALQALSSASNLIHLGFCGSVLSNSGLLQFVPPAQLHVLDLSGCWVLTEYAISSFRSHHPVIEVRHELIQELQPSHIGTSQVRKSRHLPRGKTNFFNSSADSSRHSGIFFVDQRIKYSREKMLEIQDLTQSNSVLHDVQLPPELRRME